From Diceros bicornis minor isolate mBicDic1 chromosome 17, mDicBic1.mat.cur, whole genome shotgun sequence, the proteins below share one genomic window:
- the NINJ2 gene encoding LOW QUALITY PROTEIN: ninjurin-2 (The sequence of the model RefSeq protein was modified relative to this genomic sequence to represent the inferred CDS: substituted 1 base at 1 genomic stop codon), with protein sequence MAETVEIHFVSQLFAFWSLPGKTEFSPLQPGNPASKRSQSINLNHYATKKRVAGSVLDVALFMSNATRLKAVLEQGPSSHHYTTLVTLNSLSLLLQVVIGILLMVVAQLNLNEVEKQWXLNQLNNAATTLVFITVVINVFITAFGAHKTGLLAARTSRDPL encoded by the exons ATGGCAGAGACTGTGGAGATTCATTTCG tCTCTCAACTGTTTGCCTTCTGGAGCCTCCCAGGTAAAACTGAGTTTTCTCCCTTACAGCCTGGGAACCCCGCCTCCAAGAGGAGCCAGTCCATCAACCTGAACCATTATGCCACCAAGAAGAGGGTGGCAGGGAGCGTGCTGGACGTGGCTCTCTTCATGTCCAACGCCACGCGGCTGAAAGCAGTGCTGGAGCAGGGGCCGTCCTCCCATCACTACACCACCCTCGTCACCCTCAACAGCCTCTCTCTGCTCCTGCAGGTGGTCATCGGAATCCTCCTCATGGTCGT AGCACAGCTGAACCTCAATGAGGTAGAAAAGCAATGGTGACTAAACCAGCTCAACAACGCTGCCACCACCTTGGTCTTCATCACTGTTGTCATCAATGTCTTCATTACAGCCTTCGGGGCTCATAAGACAGGGTTGCTGGCTGCCAGGACCTCAAGGGATCCTCTCTGA